The genomic region CCTAACCTGTTCCAAGCTGTGGagccggcagcagcaggagacgCAGTTCGGAAGCGCCTGTGCTTATATTCATAATGCAGGAGGAAGCAAGTGGGCTCAGCAACGTGTGTGGGTGTAGGGGCTGAGACGTGCTTCCACCTGGCAGGGCTCATTCCGAACCCGTCCGAACCGCAAAAAAAAGCACGCCGTCATAAATACGTCATGATACAACCAGAAAGCACGTAGATAGCTGttaaaaattacttcagcttGAGAATGGTGaactaaatggggaaaaaaaaatgattaaccCACAAGGGAAGAAGACatggaaaaagaagtatttagtGGGAATGAATTTGCTtacaagataaaaatatttatgtgtgctgtttcacattttcttcctaaGCATTCGTGTCTGGCGATGGTGAGGGATTggacacaggctgggcagagaccTGCCCCCACGTTTCCCTGTTCACCGCAAGGAAAGAAGGAACCCGAAACCTTACTAATAGCAGCAGATAAACAGTTCGGCAAGCGCACAAATTTGGGGCATGTCAGCTACTGAAAGCAGAGGCGAAATACAAGGAACTGCCCGCGCTGCTGCGCATGAGGGGGTTTTGCCAGTCAATGAGTCTGTCaatggattggtttttttttgtcccgCAGCGTATCTGTGCGACTGGAGTGAGAAGGAGAGAGCACATCCTTTGCACAACCAAATCGTGGCAGCTGGTCCAGCCCAACCCCCTGAGACACAGCTGAGCCCGCAGCATCCTTAGGGATGTTGTCACAGGTTTCTCCCGCAGCATCCTTAGGGATGCCGTGCTGTTGTCACAGATTTCTCCTACCTGTCCCTTGTGCCAAATcctgaggggcgggggggggggggaaacccaaacaaaaaaaacccaaacaaaaccagacttcCAGTCCTGGCAAAAAGGAAGAAGGCCCAAAGCAAGAGCATCCAAAGCAACCTGCCATGGGGTTGTTTATcaggggggctctgcctgggtgGCTCCGGCTCCCGGGGGAAGGGGCATTCCCGCACGCCAGGCTGCAGGAGGCTGTGCCTGGCCAGGCAGcggctggcagctggcaccagGGCATCCCGGTGCTGCGAAGCTCCCGGGAGACACTGTATTATTCGAGGAATGATCGCAGGAAGGGTGACCAACCTGGGCAGCAGAACGCATGCAGGGCCGGTCAAAacgctgggggagggaagggtctTTCCCTTGGGAGGCCGAGCTCCAAGGCTTGAGCAGGGTGAATGGACGGGCTGCAGGGCAAACGGTGATTTCCTCTGCCGGATGAGGCCAAGTCCTGAGGTCAGTGGTCAAGTGATGCACACTTTGGCCTTTCTTGCTTTAAATCCTGGGGCTCTGTGTGCGTGTGAAATGGAGCTgagggctggggaaaaaaaaggtagtaaaaaCCTCTCTGTGCTGTCAGTGCTAGCAGACACCCTTCTCCTGCTCACCGCGCCAGCAGAGAGTGATGTGCCTGTCTCCTGTGTCTGCAGCGAGTATATCCCCGGTTCCACCTGGAGAATATCCAGCTTCCACATCAGGAAGGTGTTTCTGGCTGGAAGGGGTGGGCACTCGAGTTTGCGTGGATTTCGGCTCTCTTCACAGCTACCTCTGCAATGCCTGGGCACACTTTGCCATAGACGGCGTGCATTTTGCACAGTAGATCCTTTCCTAAGTGCGGAGTTATAGACTTTCTGAATGAAAACGTGGATACATAGAGCAAAGCATTTCTGTATCATCTGACTTCCTATGGCCTAGCAGACAGAGAAGCGACACACTTTAGAGGGGGACAAAGACGACAGCTAATTAAAAGTTTGGAAGCCAAGCTGCTTGATTTGCTTTGAGATCTTGGACTCCTCAAATTATTTGAGGTGTGAGCCAGGTCTGGCATTAGATGAGCAGATGGGCTTTATGCCTCCCTGGCTGGAGAGAGGCAGATTAAGGGAACAAGGCTTTCCAAAAACAGAAGCGTGACTTTTGCCAGAAGGACTTTGCCGTGTCAGAAGCTCCCACATCTGCTGGCTGTGGTGAGCCCCGGGTTTTTGGTGTTTGGGGGTGTTTGGGAGCAGAGCGGGCTCCTCCTTGTGTAAAGGGATGGGGAAGCTGTGAAAGCACACCCAAACCCCCGTCCAGGAGTAGTTGGGAGCACCTGGGGGATGATGCGGTTTATTCGACAGAATTTATATGGGGGATTATCAATGAAGTGCCAGGTCTTTATTGCGCAAAATGGGTTATCTCTCCCAGATGGGCTGCAGAGAAACTCCAACCTGTGAGTTGGAGAAAAAAGCCATTGTCCAGTTGTTGGAAAAACTGCTGGACCCACCGTTtaccccccagctgctgctgtaaAGCCTCTGCTGTGGGATTAGCTGTGGCCCCCCCAGCGTTACTGGATGGACCTAGGCACGTCCTTGCTGACATCTGGAAggagccccctgccctgctgggagcAGGCACCGGCGGCGACCCgtccccaggctgagctgcctcCCTGCAGAAAACCAGGCCGTTTGGGGACTCTTGGAAAACTTCTCGAaattggggtgaaaaaaaaaaaaaaaaaaaaaggcaatatctCCAAATAAGGTGTGAATGAAGAGTCCCATCAGATCGGGCAGCTTTGGCCGGCTCTCCAGCGAGCGTGCAGGGACCTCTTGTGGCAGCTGCGCCCCAGAGCTCCCATCCCTGCTCTTCTGCGCGACTTCTCTTGGGACAAACCTGGCCTCCGAGCCTGGGGGACGTGGCTGAATATTTGGCCTGAACTGGTGTCAAGGGACCTGTTTGTAACTGGGCTCGGAAGCCTCCAGCTCCGCAACTGTCCCCAGTTAACGCTGTCActgcagaggaaggaagacaAGGAGAAAAGGCTGGAAACAGGGCTTGTGAGAAACTGCTGCCCAATGGCAAGTCCTGGTAAAATTAAGTAAAATCTGGGCTAAAATTATCCAAAAAAGTAGTATATACGTCGCTGTTGCTAGTGCTCTAGCAGCGGGATCAAAGCCTCTGAACCAGGGGCTCAATTAATCATGGCTTAAATTCCTCCCATGCGGAAGAGGTAGGTAAAAGCTCTCCAGCGTCCAGAAACATTTTAACTATTCCTGTCCTCAACTTGAGCCTGGCCAAATATTCACCTTTAGAAGAATTAACATCGCAAACGGAGGAGTCGCTGGGACAAACGGGGCCGGGCTCGCAGGCGTTCCACGGTGTGGGACTTTACCCGCAGGCAGGTGAAGGGCAGGTTGTCCCCACGGAAAGGGGCGGTCGAGGTTTCTGAGGCTAAAACACTGCAGATGATTCCTCGTTAGGAATCGGCTCTTTGCAAGTTTATACTGCAATTAATTGTTAAATGCTTTTTCTCCTCAGTGCCCTGGGCAGCCCGACACCTCTCCAAGGCATGTTTCCCTTTCCTAGGCATATCTTATgtcaaacagaaatgtttttgcatttGGCCTTCTCAGTAACAGATTAGCCTGTGTGATCCTTCAAGTCTTAATACACGAGATTATTTATAATCCCTCGAGCAGTCAGGTCTGCTGATTACTTCAGGCAGCGTCTGCCTGCCACTTAACTGCTATGAAATTACATTGTCTCGTCCGGCTTTTAAGCAAATTTCTGCAACATGAACGGATGCTTTTCTATCGGTTGGGGCCATCTCACCCCAGATCTGATTTAATCGCTCCCCTCCTCAGCGTCCCTTCCACCAGCGTATCACTTGTTGATGGTTTAGCGTCCATCACCCCAGCCAGGACAGCGGCCCGGGCTCCACACGTTTCTGTTTTCGGCAAAGAGAAAGTAGAAAATTTCATCCAAAATTAGTACCTCAAAGGAGAGGCAGAGTTTGACATTAATGAGTGTGTACACGGTGACTCATCCCGTCTGCAGAAGGTCTGTGCAGCAGCCACGCTTCTGGTGGCGACATCAAAAAGCACCAAGGGAGCGATCAAATTACGGGAAGTTGGAAAAGCAGCATAGTTGTAGGATGGAACTAAAGAAATTGTGAGTATATGATTCTGAATTCCCATAAACCTGGACAGCAGAGCTGGGGTATCCCAGACATCGGGGAGCTCCTCTCAGGACCAGGCACGGGATAGGGGGGTGGAGTACAAGAGTGCTGGGGgcagagtggggttttttggcaggGCAATTGGACCTTCTTGCTTGCTTGATGTGCAACCGGGTCTGGCAGAGCGTGCGTCTGTGCGAGGGACAGTGATGTAATTGATGGCATCAATGATGGCATCACGCACTGGGGATGCTTTGGGGCGAAGGACCACCGGCCGCATGGGTGAGGCGTTCAACCGTGGTGGAGGAGGAACCTCAGGGGGGGACGAGGAAGGTGTCCCCAACTCCAGCACGGTGATGGGACACCCAGGCCCCAGCTCTGTGGCACGCTCGCAGCCGGCTTTTGGGCTGGCTCTCGTTTCTGGTATGTGATGCCCGGGGAAGGCTGACGCACACCCCGGGGTGCCCATTtcccattcccccccctccccccggctcccTGAGTCACACGCTccccggggcagcgctgcccctgcCTGGCTGCATCTCTGCGGGGGGGAGATGCGGGAAATGCCGGCAGCGGTGCAGCCCACCGGGCCCTTCCCCACGGGGACgatgctcggggcggggggtggacGGTGTTCCCCCCGCCTCCGGGGCTGAGCATCCCCGACCGGGGGCAGCGAGGCGCCGGCACGGCGGGCGTGAGGAGAGGCGAGGCCGGTgcccggggcggtggtggggaggtgccggtgcccggggcggtgccggtgcccggggcggtggcggggcggtGCCCGggggcggtgccggtgcccgggGAGGTGCCCggggcggtgccggtgcccgggGCGGTGGCAGGGCGGATCCCGGAGCCGGGCGAGGCGGAGCCGTCGAGCAGCGCGACCGGTGCCCATGGGAGCCCGGGGGCCGGTGAATGCCCATGGCTTTCAGCCCGGGGCTGCTGTTGGTGGCCGGTTCCTTCGCAGCCTTCCGCTTGCTGAACCGGGGGCTGGAGCGCTTGGTGCCGCCGCCCCCCTCGGCCCGGCGCAACCGCTGGAAGTGGCGCAACATCTGGACGTCGTTGGCGCACAGCGTGctcagcggcggcggggcgctggCCGGGTGAGCGGCCCGGGCACCGCGGATccccggcgggagggggggcaCCGGACTGCCGGGGGAGACCGGAGGTGTCGAGGGAGGGATCCCGACGGGAACCTGTGGCCAGGGGGGTACCGAGGGAGATTGAGCCcgccgcgggggtggggggatggaggtGATGGGGGAACCTGTGGGACATTGGGGAGGGTGTGGACCTGGAAAGTGGGGGGCATTGAGAGACGGAGGAGGGGTcgagggggacagggggaccaAGGGATAGGGAGGCACCAAGGCAGCAGGGGATGGGACGCTCCAGGGGAAACAAAAGGACGGGGGTGGCCATGGGGGGACCAGGGGGACAGGAGGGCTCCGGGGGGTCAGCAGCACCAAGGACCCTGGAAGGGAACTGGGGAACCAGAGGCACTGCCTGGCACTCACAGCCCCTTTCCCCGCAGGTTCTGCCTCCACCCTGGGATGTCCGAGGACCTGGTGGGCACGCACCCACCTGGGGCACACAGCCTGGTCGCCGTGTCCGTAGGTGAGGTAGGGGAGTGGGGCTGCACCTTATTCTGCCCCCCTGGGGGTCCCCCGGGACTCGTCCGTGCCTGACACCAGCCCCTTGAGCCACGTCGTGGGCAGCGATGTCTCAGGCACCCCAGACAATCGCCCTATTCTTGGCAAAGGACAGTGGCTCCTTTCTGTCCCACGGCATCCGCAGCCAGGAGGTACTGGGCACCAGGCTGCATGCCACCATCCTTGtggagcaggcagggcttggGGCATCCAAAAAGTGCCCGCAGTATGGGGTTGATGCAGATCCCCCCAAAGCCTTGAGCTAAACCTGCTGGCATGTAGGCCAGGAGCTTTGAGTCCGCTAGCTGCGTGAAGCCTTTCCTCCCCGCTTGCCTTGTCACCTTCTTGCAGATCTGCCACCAGCCCTGTGGTCCATGCTAACAGGCTTCCTGGCATGGCTACAGCTCAGCAAGGAGGTTTGAGTACCTAAAATGCCGACGTGGGGTTGGtttggcagcagcaaatcctgcagctgTTAAAGGCTCCAGGCTGAAAGGACTTGAGGTGGGATCTGATCCTGGGACGGTAACATGGGTGAGAGTCTGTGTGCTGCCTTTGCTCTCACCCTTCTCCAGGAACAAATCCAAGTAAGTGATCAGTTGCTTAGTGCCTCTCCTTAGGAGCACGTCTTACAAAACGATCACAGGAGGGACCCAAACCACACCAatttccttctcctgctctgtgcGTGACTCACCACCCACCCAGGGCTTGGGCTGAGCTGTGCCCATCACTTCCCTGAGGGGCTGCCCAACCCAGGGGGGTGCAGAGCCTGCTGGGGCAAGGGAGGGTCCCTTGGCACATCCCTTCCTGTCTCCATCTTTGCTCACAGCCTCTTTGTTGCCAGGTTATTTCCTTGAAGACTTTGTGGACATGTTGTGCAATCAGAAACTTCACCAGTCCTGGGAGCTGCTTTTCCATCACTCCGTGGTGAGTCCACCGGCCGCTCTCCGAGGGACAGACCCTGGCACTTGtgccaccagggaggctggggctgggggacctgAGCAGGGTGACTGCTGTTGCTAGTGAGGGTGTTTGCTGCCTGTTACAAAATCTGATTTGTCAGCCTGCGGAGAGGAGCCCGGCAGCCCAGACAGCACAGCCTGGGGCTCCTCTTGGTCCTGTGGGACTCGTGTACTCTTTGAGGCTCTGCAAAAAGGTAACCAAAGAttgggtaggaaaaaaaacccaagtgtgcacagagtagaagggcagagagctgggctggggggatgATCCATAACAGTGGCATGGACAGGCAGTGACCCAGGTGTCCCCGCTGGCACAGGCaagcagctcagctcctgccagCTCCGACACTCAAGTATCTGCCAGGAAGGGCTGCACATCGCCTCCTTCCACCTCCCGCTCCCCGGGATGCTTTCCTCTCATGCAGGTCAGAGCcatggccatggggctggggtggctggagCAGCCGTGGTGCAGGAGCCCCCACATCAGTGCCCTCTGCCTGCCTTGATGCTCCCAGTGTGGATTTCTCTGGAGCGTtgtggctgctgcagggcaggagggtggcacagcccagcccggagcTGAGCAGCAGAGACGCTGCACGGTACAGGGGAGGCACAGGGGTCTGCTGGgcctggggatgggggaaggggaCAGCGCTGGGACCTACCTGGGACGAGGCGGGGGAGGCGATAGTCAGACCTGCTGCCTCGCAGAGCCCAGCGAGCCCCGCGGCTCTTCCAGCCGCTGCTCACGAGTCAAAAGGTCATCTTCACAATAGAGCTAATTCAGGCCAGGACAGTGACTTAACAAGCAGGGAGCAGATAATCTCATTAAAGACCCAATACAGAGAACAGCATTAATGGTATAAACTGAAGAAAGGACTGAGTGTGCTAAAGCGCAGGCCCGCAGAGCCAGTCGCCCTGCCTGGCagggagggtgtggggcaggaatCACATccgctctgcccccagcagccctgaCCTCTCCTGCGGCATCCGGCAGCCCTGGGGTGCTTCATGCCAGGCTTGGGGCATCCCACGGGGCTCAGATGCACCAAAACTGCTTAATCCCTGCAGTGTGCCTGCTCTTGGGAGAATCCCTGAGACAGCAGCAACCGTAGCCCTGGGCTACATGTCTCCCTTCCTGCCCCATTCAGCCATTCACTGCATGTGGAAAAACCTGCTGGGCCACAACCAACTGCTTTCCCCAGGCCACAAAAGCAGGGTTAGGTCTGGCTGCTGTCTCCTCTGCCAACCTGGAGTTTATAGAAatgtttccctcccctcccacaggaaaaaaaaaagccctgctcaGGTTTCATGCAACGGTGGGGAGGCTTTATCTCATGCCCGAGGCTGCAGCGCTGGCTGGAGGCTGCCATGCTGCAGAGATATGTGTGGGGTGATGACCAGTGGTTTGGCACTGGTGTGATAACCATTTCCGTCTCTGCTCCACACTGCGCCCAAGGATGGACGGCACCAGCTCG from Rissa tridactyla isolate bRisTri1 chromosome 7, bRisTri1.patW.cur.20221130, whole genome shotgun sequence harbors:
- the TLCD2 gene encoding TLC domain-containing protein 2 produces the protein MASMMASRTGDALGRRTTGRMGEAFNRGGGGTSGGDEEGVPNSSTVMGHPGPSSVARSQPAFGLALVSAFRLLNRGLERLVPPPPSARRNRWKWRNIWTSLAHSVLSGGGALAGFCLHPGMSEDLVGTHPPGAHSLVAVSVGYFLEDFVDMLCNQKLHQSWELLFHHSVVIVCFGIAVLLHQYVGFALVALLVEINSIFLHLRQILLMANLVHTTCYRLNSIINLGTYVVFRITTLAWMTRWLFLNRENVPPATYAVGTVGMAIMTPMNIILFYRLLRSDFFKSSRDVQREKEQ